The window CACCAAGTAGAACATGTTTCTCAGATTTTAGAGTTAGATGtagtcttaaagggacagttcacccaaaaatgagccaacctaggtgtatatgactatCTTCTTTGAGACAAATACAatttgagttatattaaaaaataccctggctcttccaagctttataatggcagtgaatggctgttgagattttaaagtgcatccattcatcataaaaagtgctccacatggctccattGGATTAATGAAAGCCTTCTCAAgcaaatcgatgtgtttttgtaagaaaaacatctgtatttacaactttataaacttttataaatCTCTGGCTTTTGCTAACTGCCATGTACGCATTCacgagagtggcgttccagcagatgacgcaGGTGAAGCATAAGCTCACATGAGAATGCTAGTCTCGtcatgagaaccaagttttgtttacctcaaaggaaaaccagtctcctcttggctaatattgaaatcctctgacatttttagttacaaatcctcatttttttagttctaattcatgaccggtGTTTTATCCTCTCAAAACTCCTCTGTGCTTCCACGTTTATCACTGCGTTTGCCTACTTCCTACATTAtctgctggaatgccactctctcgtgaacatgcatatgacagttagcagaagaatacagtttataaagttttaaatatggatttttttctacaaaaatggatcgatttacttcagaaaacctttattaaccctctggagCCAAGTTGAGCACTTTTTCTGATCGAGGGATACACTTTACTGGACTTCAAAATCATAAACCCTATTCACTGCCGTCATAGAGCAGTTAATATAACTCAGCTGTGGTCCAACAAATGGTCTAATCTAATCAGGCACTGAATTTTAGCTTTTAATAAACTAATCTCTAACATGGCACAGCATGACTACAAGATTCATAAAGTGTCagggaaaaatgtaatttttcaaaatatctattcaaatatttagtttgcatgtacatacatgcatatgttTTCAATATCTAGTTTTTGACATCTTAATAGCTCCTGTTATAATAACCGTTTCCAGGAACAACAAAAGATATTGCCCAAGAACATCCTACTTTCAATCACACAATGTTACCAGTCATCAAGAGAAACAGTGATGCATAAACAGGAACTGTAAGCTGAAGTGAGCCAATGACTTTTTAATGAGCATGGCATGTCCTGAACACAGAGAATACTGCTGTGCTTTGTAATAAAGAGGAAGATGATGAGCATTGTAACCCCCCACTTTCTGTTTAATCCACACTCCAGCACTTCCTGAGGTCTTGGCCCTTTATCTGCCGCTGTGCATTTCCATATACAGATAGAAAGCCATGTGTCTTTGTGTGTACGTGAGTGCTTTGAAGTGTGAGAACCCAATGGCTATAGAACTTGAGTTTAAATATAGCTCTGCCACTGATAAGTCCTTTGATAAAACTTTCTCTGACGCCTGGTTTTCTCCTCATACTTATTCTTTTGTACTGTTTCCCTTTAGTTTCATTTTCACGAGAGAATAATTTAATACAAGTCCTCATGCTGACACAACACTACCAACCCAATAAACAATAGTTGAAAAGGCAGTCCTGGTAGCTATggttacattaataaacaacattCCAGTATTGCCATCATCCAGCAGATATGAATTTTGGACTGCTAAATCAGATTATCAGGAAACGAACCTGAAATAGTATCAATTTAGTATTCATATTTCCCATACTTCCAAACATGAAGTGTTGCCAAGTGACTCATTTCACCTGATCAGGTGTTAAAGAATTGAGCTTAAgtgaataatttaaattttgactCACTGTCAAGGATTGGTGCACTTCGGTCATTGACCTGTGAGACCTTTTTTAGCCTCGTCCCTTTCTGAATGTCAGACAGGAGTGCACTGCGACCTCCACCCTCAGAACGCTGGATTTTAGGAGGGTCTGTCCGTGACTGTAAAAGAAAGAGTGACAAAGTGCAACTTCTTTAATGTTATGCAATTCTAATGAGTTTCACTGTGCCTTCAGTTTTATCTGGTGTGATTATTATCGCTGTGATAGACAAATGAAAGTGAtagctgtctatggagggtcagaaagttcttagatttcatctaaaatatcttaatttgtgttacaaagataaaaggtcttaagggtttggaacgacatgagagtgagtaatgacagaatttttcatttttgggtgaactattcctttaagtataTTAATTAAGTCTAAAATGGCATAATGTGTCCATCACCTTCCTTCGTGTTTCACAGaagcaaaaaaacagtcatacaggtttgaaccggcatgagggtgagtaaatgattcataatTTTCATTACAGAGTGAATGTTGGcttcaaatgtacattttaacttGTTCAAAGCTGTCATTCATGTGCACAtgcattcaaacagaaagccaAATCTGAACATGTGACACCTGTGCTGTATATGCCTCTGAGTGTAATTTTATCTCTAATTAATAATGCAAATCTAGCCAGGTGGTTGCCAGGAGGAACTGTGTGACGGAAacaaagagaaagacagacGGAGAGAGAAAGCAACAGACagatggaaaaaagaaagagccATTACACACACGTTCTGCTGAACTATATTACAATAATAGCTgtctgtgaatgtgtgtgtgcatggatCTCACTTGTGCAGGAGGTGCAGGAGCTGCAGGAGGTGGCGGTGGGGGTGGTGGAGCTGggggaggtggaggaggagggACAGGCATCGCTCAGGAACCTGAAAAAGGTCATATATTAAAACACAGACAGCGAGCTGTGACCCTTGCCCTCTGGATGGCATCATTTGCCCTCTCTAAATGACCTTGATTACACTatttcagttgtcctcagtgtaaaaagatgaatctcaaaatcatacagtctttgttggaaagggttcaaatacacaaaaatgctgaaaaaccaaaccCCAAAattgtgggacttgaaggattttttaaagaacagacggcagtttaactgttcaggacaaacaagggactcatgaacaactatcactaaaaaaataaaaataaaaaacagtgttgttacctgaaacaatcaggtaacaacacagtattaaggatcaagtgtatgtaaacttttgaacagggtcattttaatacattcagctattattttctcttgtgaactatatgtaaatgccttttatgtgaaatatcttattcaggtcagtccaaaaaaaaaaaaaaaacatgtattttgtatgatcccccttattttggtaaaataattaacattttgcaaattctgcaaggtatatgtaaacttcaACTTGACTTcaattgtatatatatgaatattaaattaaattaataagccTACACACAATGTTTAGATGGACTTAATTCACATTCCTACactcagattttattttaaatgtaaatgtattttgtaaatgctGACTTACATTTGGAGCTCCAGCTAAACACAGTGTTAAAGAACACCAGTTTTTTAGCACTTCACTGTGGTTTCAACATGACAAAGCGATCCCCCCACACACTCCTCTCTCTCCACAATTACAGTACATGTTCCCCTTGGCAGGAAGCTTGTCCATCACAAGATGCACCCAACAGGAACCCTCCCTTCTCTTTTAGGAAAACCCGATCTCCTGATTCCACAATGGCCAGTGAGAGTTTCCAAAGATCATCTTTTAAAGAAACTGGATTTAACCCTGAACTAGGGCCATCTCTAACACATAAAACCCTGAACTCAACTTTTAAAAGGAACATGCATACAAATGGCCTCAGATCAGAATAAAGTGGCAACCTTATCAAGAGCCAGAGGGCTCCGGAGATAACAATGGAGTCTGTTGTTTGAGAAGTAGAGCTGCCTGACTTCTGGCAAGcccagcagccaatcagagctaTTATGTGAGGAAGAGAAACCCGCTAAATACAGCTGAGAAATGTAGAAGGAATTTAgttaatatgttaatttttaGGAATGTTTCTTCTTGccaaaataaagaaacattgtgTTACTGTGGTATTGCTCTATGGGAGAAAGGACAAATGGACAAGTGTAAGCATTAGGAAATTCTAACGTGAAATTAATTTCATGTTTGTGGATCATTAAATGGATAAAATCCCAACATTGTTTCAGAGTCACATGAAGAATTCAGCTATTCATCTTTTGGCCTCTTTCATGATATGACTGTCCAAGATCTTGTGGGTTATATTTCATCCAGCAGAATAGCTCTTAACAACTCTCTGTCCTTCCCTAGAGTCCCATTAACAGCTTTCCCATGGAGATGTTGACACTCAAGGTTGTGCTGGTCCACCCATGTGGAAACATTTTTATCCACCTGTAGAGACATGCTGTATAATATCCAACCGAGGCTAATCATAACACGTATGAATGATTTGTAAACTGTTTTAAGTATATATGCGACCCCGaaccacaaatccagtcataagtagcacgggtatatttgtagcaatacccaacagtatgggtcaaaattatagatttttcttttatgccaaaagtcattaggatattaagtaaagatcatattccattaaGACACTTCTGTACATTTcttcgtaaatatatcaaaacgtaatttttgattagtaatatgcatcggtAAGAACTTCACTGGGACAACTttaaaaccatacatcaatggaaagcttatttattcagctttcagatgtctgatgtataaatctcaatttaaaaaaagacccttatgactggttttgtggtccagggtcacatatctttTTTCACTCATTTcacatgttttatataatattagagTAAATAGCCTGCAATGTTAAGTAAAGAGTAAGAGAgctaaaatgatcaaataattatttaaatgaataattcatgaGAAAATAAATAGGTTTGTTTACTTAAAGGCATAGCTgacctaaaaatgtaaattctgtcatcattcgctttcatttctttacaaacctgtatgaatttttttcttctgtggaccataaaagaagatattttaagaaatgattTTCTGTCATCAATGGTTAACAAAAccgttaccaacattcttcagaatatcttattttctcttccacgcaagaaagaaagtcatagcCAACATGTTTGGATCGatacgagggtgagtaaacgatgacagaattgtcattattaagtgaactgtcactttaaggGTCGCCGTTAGACATTTTAACCATAATAAAATTGTCATTCGAAAAGTTGTGAAATATGACCAGACTGTTCACATTTAATGCTGGTTACTGTCAGTGTTGTGTGTCAAAGACAGCTGAGAAAGCAAACCAAAGTCATATGCTAAACATAACGGTAGTGGTAATGGTATTATGCAAAACCTGGTTTactcaaatgtaattttcaaaGGCTACTTTACCTTAGCGGGCTATAAAGCCGAACTTTCGTgcgtttttctgtttcttcggTGGACGCAGGGAAGTTGTCAGAGGCCAGTCCGGGCGCGACGCTGTGTCCGCATAGCGCGCGTCTCTGACCCACGAGATACAGTTACTGAGTGCGGGCTAGTGTTATAATTAGGAAGACGCCGATGACGTAGGGTTTCACGACAACTATTTGCGTCTAATTCTCCGTTAAGTACGTACAACATAAAAGTATAATTCGCTGTTCAAACTAAAACACTTgaagaaaagaataaaaaataaaatctccaCTTGGTAAAACAATATCCgtaagaaatgtttaatttgtaacACTTCGTGACACACAAATGCTGTGCTCCTTTTCTCAGTTAAGTATGAactgtgtatgtgtgaactCAACCAGACTAGAGTACGCGCACCATGTAGTCCGCCTGTTGCGTCTAGGGTGCACGCGCAACGGGAGCGCGCACAAACGACAATACAGCAGGCGGCGCGCATGAGCCTGGCTGTttcttattttgtattatttacagtgttaattttttttaaatgtatgtagacaaaatgtgtcaaatttctataatgaaaataaaataaaaataaataaaagctatggcttttaaaaaacattaaacatcataTCTAGTTTTTTGTGCTTCAGGTGACTGTACTCTATGCTGCGTGCGACCAGAACGCTCTCTAGTGGTAGTTTTTGACGATGCTTCGTTTGTGTGTGCAGTGTAAAGAGGCATTGCTAATTAAAGAAGACCTTCAAACCAAATTTAGGCTAATCAGAAATGGGGCCAAGAGAGTATTTGAATATTTcatgagtgaaaaaaaaaatcagcgtGTCAAAGTATGTCAAACAACAATGCTAAAATGCATCTGATTCAATTCAACAGTGCAGACATGACACAACAAGCCTTGATTATATAATCTCTAGTAATAAAAGCATTTGTAAATCCATGCAAATTAtctaatatttgtgaccctggaccacaaaccagtcataaaggtcagggttttttttaaattgagattaatacatcatctgaaagctgaatacataagctttctgtttaaaaaaaatgaaaatactgagaaaatcgcatttaaagttgtctaaatgaacttcttagcaatgcatattacgttatgatatatttacggtagaaaatttacaaaatatcttcatggaacatgatctttacttaatgtcctaatgatttttggcataaaagaaaacttgatcattttgacccatacaatgtatttttgcctattgctataAACATATCCATGCAACTTAagaccagggtcacattttcCACCCTATCAAAGGAAAGACAGTGTAGTCATTCTGGCTCTCTCTGAGAAACTTGTCTTTTAAGAGTGAGGAATGTTGTGACACAGGGTTGATGAGGTTAAAGATGACAGCCTCAGGCGATGTGACGAGCATTAGCACACACTGATGGAGTTCTAAATACTGTAACTCTAATAATGACATATTGCGTCTGTTTACCCCACCCATAACAAACACTCACATACACGTAAGCACATTCAGGGGCAACAAACAACTCAGACAAATGAATGCTTTAGATGCTAAATcatctgtttattaaaaatctgATGTAGTAACACTTCCTTCCCAAAGCTAAATTTAGCAAACTAATGCATGAGACTACAGTATACTCTGAATTTTTCCTCAAATCTGTGCATCACTTGCGTACTCAGAGGATCTGGGCATCTGCTACAGAGGCCATTTCTCTTACAACCAGCTTCATTCACAATAACAGATGAAATTATTACATCTCATAGTTTGATCACAGTTCTGTAACCCAATTATCAAATTCAGTTCTAATTTAGCATGGCTGAATAGTGCTTAAACCAAATTCAATTTGTGTCTTCAATAATACACTCATATAAACTGCTGTAAACACTGTTtgctaaactaaaataactatcTTTACTTTTAGATTATTATCTAAACATTTACAGAATAGAATCTTTGGTCTGtctaatgaaaaatgaaaaagtagcACTACTGTTTTTGCAATGGGAGAAGGTGTCGTGGattcaataaaacaaactaGACAAAAAACACATGGCTTTGATTTCTTATGTCGGACGTATGACTATCATGGCATATACAGTAATAATCTGATTCTGGACGGAGAGGACCACCACCCTAACCCCCTTAAACAATCTGTGGCATGCACGCACAAGCATTAAAAACGAGTCATGATAAGGCTGTGCTTACAGCACAATGATTACCATTAAAAATAACCGCTGCTAAAACTTTCTAATGTACAATCCTTCATAAAATATTGCAGTAACACCACAAAACAGTGCAAATTATGTATGACAAAGCTCTAAAACATTTGTTGTATCCTTCACAAAAATGATTCTGCTGAATGTCCAATAACCCTAccggggaaaaaaaagacatcttgTGGTTTGCAGGTCTTTGCTGGTTAAGGCTGGTCTAGCTAGTCTTCCTGGTCTCCCAGCTAGTTGTAAAGTGGCcaaaacctttttaaaacctttaaaagACTAGCCTGACTAGGCTAAGACACAAGTTACGCCGTTTCTTTCAGCAGGGAAATGTCATTATTTCCAGCATTTGGAAAATAAAGCTTCTGTGATATGATTAACTTACTCCATAACTTCATGTAAGTGCATTCATGTGTCAAATTGAGTTCAATAGTGTCAGGAGGTAGTGCCGTATTTAGTGCTCTACCACCGGGTTGCAATCAGCGCGTTGACTGGACTTCGGTTGATCTGGCTGCAGCGGGTTTATCATCGTCTCCGTGGTTCTGCGGAAGACTCGCTCGCGTCTTCCGTTTCTCCTTGAAGCGTCCGGAGCGGGACACGGTGAGATTACGGCGATTGGAGCTCTCGTTGAAAGTAGGCTGAACAGCGGAGTCGTCATATGTTTCGTCGCTCGGTAAGCAGTTGTCCGCTTCTTTCGCTGGACGTGTCGGCGAAGTGAGCCGCTGGTCCGGGTCAGCGGAGGGATGCTGTGTGAACTCTGCTGAAGTCTGACTGCGAAGGTCCTGTTCCAGCTTCGCCGCCGATTCTCTGGCTGCCTTTCTCCTCTTGCCCACGAAAGACCTCCACCAGGGAGCTGTTTTCTCAGTCATTGTTAAAACTAAACAGACAGTAAATAAACAGATATGATCAAGTTACTCCTTTAACCTTAAAACTGGACGAACTATGTATAGCTATTTTTAGGTGTACCTaccatttaattgtaatatataaaccCACGCTTATGACACTATGACGTAAGAACAACAATAGACACAACACGTCTATTcaagaataacaacaacacaGTGTAATCTGAGATTGATGTGTAATAGATTAGGTTTAATATGCTTTATTGAAATAG of the Labeo rohita strain BAU-BD-2019 chromosome 19, IGBB_LRoh.1.0, whole genome shotgun sequence genome contains:
- the LOC127181417 gene encoding proline-rich protein 15 translates to MTEKTAPWWRSFVGKRRKAARESAAKLEQDLRSQTSAEFTQHPSADPDQRLTSPTRPAKEADNCLPSDETYDDSAVQPTFNESSNRRNLTVSRSGRFKEKRKTRASLPQNHGDDDKPAAARSTEVQSTR